A region from the Dehalococcoidia bacterium genome encodes:
- the pstC gene encoding phosphate ABC transporter permease subunit PstC, which translates to MPASSRQEIDTGRFRRGRGSSIEGTIVRWVFFGCALISIFTTLGIVFILIGQSIGFFSEVSIFEFLTGTRWTPILKPTAFGVLPLVAGTLLVTILAAIVALPVGLATAIYLAEYAPDKARRVLKPMIEILAGIPTVVYGYFALTFVTPQLQRFFPDMIVFNALSAGLVMGIMIIPMVSSLSEDAMISVPRSLRQASYALGATKLETSLKVVVPAALSGIVASFILAISRAIGETMLVTIAAGATPRITANPLESIQTMTAYIAQLAQGEASHDSIEYKTIFAVGLLLFLMTLSLNLLGHWVVRRWRQAY; encoded by the coding sequence AGCATCGAAGGTACCATCGTACGCTGGGTGTTCTTCGGTTGCGCTCTCATCTCGATATTCACGACACTCGGAATTGTCTTCATCCTGATAGGCCAGTCAATCGGCTTCTTCAGCGAAGTGTCCATCTTCGAGTTCCTGACTGGAACGCGGTGGACCCCGATTCTCAAGCCAACGGCATTCGGTGTGCTCCCACTTGTTGCAGGGACACTCCTGGTGACAATTCTTGCGGCGATAGTGGCACTCCCTGTTGGGCTCGCCACGGCTATCTATCTCGCTGAGTACGCCCCGGACAAGGCCCGTCGCGTCCTCAAGCCAATGATCGAGATTCTCGCCGGCATACCAACCGTCGTGTACGGCTACTTTGCGCTGACATTCGTAACGCCTCAACTTCAGCGGTTCTTCCCAGACATGATCGTGTTCAATGCGCTGAGCGCGGGACTCGTCATGGGAATCATGATTATCCCCATGGTGTCGTCCCTCAGTGAGGACGCGATGATCAGCGTACCCAGGTCGCTGCGACAGGCCTCCTACGCGCTTGGGGCCACGAAGCTGGAGACAAGCCTCAAGGTGGTTGTACCGGCGGCGCTGTCGGGAATCGTGGCATCGTTCATCCTGGCGATATCAAGGGCAATCGGCGAGACCATGCTCGTGACCATTGCGGCGGGCGCGACTCCACGCATCACCGCAAATCCCCTGGAGAGCATTCAGACTATGACGGCTTACATCGCCCAGCTCGCCCAGGGTGAGGCGTCTCACGACTCGATTGAATACAAGACCATCTTCGCGGTCGGTCTGCTTCTGTTCCTGATGACGCTATCGCTAAACCTGCTCGGCCACTGGGTAGTCCGACGCTGGAGACAGGCTTACTAG